The DNA window CCACTTCCTGCCGAAGCTCCTGCTAGGTCCGTCACACCACGCCTGGCCCATGCTGCGCCACACGCCCCTGAGCTTTTCGCTGCGGGCCTCGGCTGGGTCTGCCTGGTGGTCTTCCGGTTCCACCTTGCTTCGCCACAGCGGTACCCTGTTCTCACTGCTCGGGGGTGCCGAAGCTTCCCTGCTCAATGCCGGTATCGCTCTCCTGGTGCTTTATGCGCTGCTATAGCAGGGCGAACCGCTGCAGCACGCCATCGTCGAGCGGGTGCGCCGGTATTTTGGCGAGACGACCTGGGAGATCCTGTCGCGTGGGGTCCGGATTCTCCGCGGTACCTTCTTTAGTCTGGTCATTACCATAATGCGGCGTAAAGCCAATGCGTTTAGGTATGGGGATATGAACCGCATTATGGTAATGACGCACGAGCCAATACACAGCGCTGGGAAACCACAAAGCATCGACGGGAATCAGGGTATAGGCTCCGGCGTGCAAGGCAATGGCATCCAGCCAAAAGGGCAGTCCCACGCGGAGCCGAAACATACGCTTAACACACGCAATGCGTGTGTTATCCTGTATCTGCAGTTGAATGTTGAACCTTGAAATGGGAAAGGAGAGCATCATGGAAGTTACTACCGAAAACAAGAGGTATCGCGGATTCTGGTCTAGCCAAGCCTTCTATGGCCAGCGCTACAGAACATTAAAAGAATCCGACCTGCCTGGATTCTTTTGCGAAGAATATGGATACAAGCCGGAAGATCTTGCAGCTATCCAAAACCTGAAAGTCGGTGAAGTTTGGGAGTCCCAAGACTATGGCATGTATCACACGGTGAGGCGTCAGAAGTAGTCGCATGGCAGACCGTTATCCAATATCTGAAGAAATACGGGCTGTTAGATCAGAGCGCGGATTAACGCAACGTCAGGCTGCGCAAACCATCTTATCAGCCGAGCGGACATGGCAGGATTGGGAGCGCTGGGTGAGAAAGATGCACCCTGCGCTTTGATGGCTTTTTCTTCATGGTGGCGTAACAAATGAGCGGTCTGATGGTGCGCGCCTCGATCGTACATGCCTTACACCGGCCGCACCCCCGCCGGTGCGGCAAACACATGCTCATAGACCCGGAAGGTAATAGCCAGATCCTCGTGGCCGAGCCAGGCCTTGACGATGGCGGGCGCGATGCCCGCGCGCAGCTGACGGGTCGCGAAGGTATGCCGTAAGACGTGGGGGCCGTAGGCCGGTTTCTGGATGCCGGCACCGCGGATCACCTCCGAAACCGTGGTATAGGCCCAGGTCCGGGTGAACGGTGCTCCGACCGCCGTCGAAAAGAGCCAATCCCCGTTGCGCACGAAACGCTGCCGCCTCTCGAGGTAGCCCTCGAGCACGACCTGCAGGGTCGGGGATATGGGCACCTCGCGCTCCTTGTTTCCCTTGCCGATCACGCGCACGACGGGTGGATCCGCCTCGAGACGCACCTGGGCGAGAGAAAGGGATAACGCCTCCGACACCCGCAAACCCGTAAAGAGCAAGAGATGAAGAAAAACC is part of the Acidithiobacillus caldus ATCC 51756 genome and encodes:
- a CDS encoding tyrosine-type recombinase/integrase, with translation MPKTAKSSALPFNPDAMLEFVEYPDHAENTQKQYITVARTFLHWCANRSLHPDHVTAAHLQRFLDDRGLSRSSQLAYMQALSALYGILQDRGLADDNPTSSWSVQYRKKKGKSGPRMAKRLPTVLDSEEETRFLATIPLDDLLPFSVYRKRVFLHLLLFTGLRVSEALSLSLAQVRLEADPPVVRVIGKGNKEREVPISPTLQVVLEGYLERRQRFVRNGDWLFSTAVGAPFTRTWAYTTVSEVIRGAGIQKPAYGPHVLRHTFATRQLRAGIAPAIVKAWLGHEDLAITFRVYEHVFAAPAGVRPV